One window of Sporocytophaga myxococcoides DSM 11118 genomic DNA carries:
- a CDS encoding chemotaxis protein CheB — protein sequence MKPLPTHEESNNSFPIIGIGASAGGLEAIMEFFDNLKLEVNAAFVIIQHLSSDYKSMMPQLLSKHTKMQIHEAQEDIIIEAGSIYVITPSRNITLSNNRLKLHQKTAGKMPNMAIDIFFKSLADQRGPNAIGVVLSGTGSDGTKGLEEIRNAGGLAVVQDPVTAKFDGMPKNAIDTGNADMILAVNQMPEEILNFLQDTPGNAIPGRLSDEEETIIHEILNLINKRGGNDFTSYKPSTISRRIAKRMTLNNFKRLIDYKDFLHTNKDELDILAQDFLIGVTKFFRDKDSFTILEKEVIPALFNTDEKEIKIWVAACSTGEEAYSIAILAHEHILKNGLTHQVKIFATDINKIALETASKGIYPTSIEKDISETRLKTWFDKSGDNYRINGHLRKMIVFAQHDLTRNAPYSKIDLISCRNLLIYLNHGLQKNILSKFYFSIKPNRYLFLGTSENIGDLNHEFNELHKKYRIYQKTSNKRKLSTESYGGLGGFTLNSPALFKFPESSHKPFAFPSAPAPNLTDLLLAHSGFSAVCINENYELTQASGDYEKYIQFKPKHLELNILKIVSEELSIVLGSAIRKAIKHNETVTLDRIKLQEENSKRNIQIIISPTTEKKTEKKIYWIFFKELPAIETPKNENTIDLSEQKFITSERIMELEDELIETRENLQTAVEELETSNEEMQSSNEELVSANEELQSTNEELQSLNEELHSVNAEFQIKIKELIELNDDLNNFFKSSDISQIFINKDLAIRKFTPISAKQINLIESDIGRPIAHISNNINHPGLIEDIRYVLKTQSLLQKEIQSYNNMWYQMKIMPYTKQDQTVDGAIITFIDITYLKSLNNLISGVNNSSLNGIMALEPVKDRNGNIKDMSFVLTNSTLGKIFRKKTEALNGKLLKSEFSDIVTPELFEKLVLAYETDDSLHTEQYSEKQHKWFELSAIKTGETLVITIGDITEKREAELRIREAYEELKKTQQNLQLLNDHLEERVEKRTRDLTISQERYKALSLATNDAIYDWDFSSNTVWWNEGFKNMFGYETTGESQGIESRFEKIHPEDKQKIIESIQNCITHGKTQWQEEYRFEKADGSYSNVLDRAYVLHFEDGMPYRVIGSIVDLTSLKKTQLELEKTNKNLVRINSDLDNFIYTASHDLKAPILNIEGLVQTIKLEVLPKSEDEDFKSLLEMVDVSIAKFKETIRDLTEIAKVQKEIIIDQELIDLKETIEETRLSILDSFLKNNVTLEYNLQVPFILFSRKNLRSIFYNFISNGIKYKHPDRNPHLKISTETIGEFVVITFCDNGLGIEEDKLDQMFGMFKRFHAHVDGTGIGLYIVKKIVENAGGKISVESMLNEGSTFRIFLKANSIQQMGDDLANSKKILNGK from the coding sequence GTGAAACCGCTCCCAACACACGAAGAATCAAATAATAGTTTTCCAATCATAGGAATTGGAGCCTCTGCAGGAGGCCTGGAAGCTATTATGGAGTTTTTTGATAACCTTAAACTGGAGGTTAACGCTGCTTTTGTCATTATTCAGCATTTATCTTCTGACTACAAAAGCATGATGCCTCAGCTTCTTTCAAAGCATACAAAAATGCAGATACATGAAGCTCAGGAAGATATTATTATTGAAGCAGGCTCCATATATGTAATAACTCCAAGCAGAAATATTACATTAAGCAACAACAGGTTAAAACTCCATCAAAAGACAGCAGGCAAAATGCCTAACATGGCCATTGATATCTTTTTCAAGTCTTTGGCAGATCAACGAGGACCCAATGCAATAGGAGTAGTATTATCAGGAACAGGCAGTGATGGTACAAAGGGCCTAGAAGAAATCAGAAATGCAGGAGGCCTTGCAGTAGTGCAGGATCCAGTCACTGCTAAATTTGACGGGATGCCGAAGAATGCTATAGATACCGGCAATGCGGATATGATTCTCGCTGTAAATCAAATGCCCGAAGAAATTTTAAATTTCCTGCAGGACACACCAGGAAATGCTATTCCAGGGCGGTTGTCTGATGAAGAAGAAACTATCATTCACGAAATTCTGAATTTAATTAATAAGAGAGGAGGAAATGATTTTACATCCTACAAGCCCTCCACAATAAGCAGAAGAATTGCCAAAAGGATGACCCTAAACAATTTTAAAAGGCTTATTGATTATAAAGACTTTCTTCACACTAACAAGGATGAACTTGATATACTGGCTCAGGACTTTCTGATTGGTGTAACAAAATTTTTTAGAGACAAAGATTCTTTCACTATTCTGGAGAAAGAGGTAATTCCTGCACTGTTTAATACCGATGAGAAAGAGATAAAAATATGGGTAGCCGCCTGCAGCACAGGAGAAGAAGCATATAGTATTGCAATACTTGCTCACGAACATATCTTAAAGAATGGCCTTACACATCAGGTAAAAATATTTGCAACAGACATCAATAAAATTGCACTGGAAACGGCTTCTAAAGGTATCTATCCAACTTCCATTGAAAAAGATATATCAGAAACGCGCTTAAAAACATGGTTTGATAAATCAGGAGACAACTACAGAATAAATGGTCATTTAAGAAAGATGATTGTTTTCGCTCAACATGACCTGACAAGAAATGCACCATACAGCAAAATAGATCTTATTTCTTGCAGAAACCTGCTCATATATCTAAACCATGGATTACAAAAAAATATCCTATCCAAATTTTACTTCAGCATAAAACCCAATAGATATTTATTTCTTGGGACTAGTGAAAACATTGGTGATCTGAATCACGAGTTTAATGAATTACACAAAAAATACAGAATCTACCAGAAAACCAGTAACAAAAGGAAATTATCAACTGAAAGTTATGGAGGATTAGGAGGGTTTACTCTTAATAGTCCTGCTTTGTTCAAATTTCCGGAGTCTTCACATAAACCATTTGCATTTCCTTCAGCACCTGCACCTAACCTGACCGACTTGTTACTTGCGCATTCAGGTTTCAGCGCAGTCTGTATCAATGAAAATTATGAACTGACTCAGGCTTCAGGTGACTATGAAAAATACATTCAGTTTAAGCCCAAACATTTGGAACTTAATATACTGAAAATAGTATCAGAAGAATTGTCTATTGTTCTGGGATCGGCTATACGCAAGGCAATTAAACATAATGAAACTGTAACCCTTGACAGGATAAAACTTCAGGAAGAGAATTCCAAACGCAACATACAGATCATTATCTCTCCTACCACTGAAAAAAAGACTGAGAAAAAAATTTACTGGATATTCTTTAAAGAATTACCCGCGATTGAAACTCCGAAAAATGAAAATACCATAGACCTCAGTGAACAGAAATTTATTACCTCTGAGCGTATTATGGAGCTGGAAGATGAATTGATTGAAACAAGGGAAAACCTGCAGACGGCTGTTGAAGAGTTGGAAACATCCAATGAGGAAATGCAGTCTTCAAATGAGGAATTGGTTTCAGCAAACGAAGAGTTGCAAAGCACTAATGAAGAACTTCAGTCATTGAATGAAGAGCTGCACTCTGTAAATGCTGAATTTCAAATCAAGATAAAAGAACTGATCGAGCTCAACGATGATTTGAATAACTTCTTTAAAAGCTCGGATATATCTCAGATCTTCATCAATAAAGATCTGGCTATAAGAAAATTTACTCCTATTTCAGCGAAACAGATTAATCTTATCGAAAGCGATATAGGCAGGCCCATTGCTCATATTTCCAATAATATTAACCATCCCGGGCTTATAGAGGATATCCGATATGTGCTAAAGACGCAATCGCTATTGCAAAAGGAAATCCAGTCTTACAACAATATGTGGTATCAGATGAAAATTATGCCATATACCAAACAGGATCAGACTGTGGATGGAGCTATTATTACGTTTATTGATATTACCTATTTAAAGAGCCTGAACAATCTTATCTCAGGAGTTAACAACAGTTCACTCAATGGCATCATGGCTCTGGAACCTGTAAAGGATAGAAATGGGAATATTAAAGACATGTCTTTTGTTCTTACCAACAGCACTTTAGGTAAAATCTTCAGAAAAAAAACAGAAGCCTTAAATGGCAAACTTTTGAAGTCTGAATTTTCTGACATCGTAACGCCCGAACTTTTTGAAAAACTTGTACTGGCTTATGAAACAGATGACTCCTTACATACAGAACAGTATAGCGAGAAGCAACATAAGTGGTTTGAATTATCCGCTATAAAAACAGGAGAAACACTTGTCATAACGATTGGTGATATCACTGAAAAACGAGAAGCTGAGCTAAGGATCAGAGAAGCTTATGAAGAATTGAAAAAGACTCAGCAAAACCTTCAGCTGCTGAATGATCATCTAGAAGAAAGAGTTGAGAAAAGAACCAGAGATCTTACAATAAGTCAGGAGCGTTATAAAGCTCTTTCTCTTGCCACCAACGATGCTATTTATGATTGGGATTTTTCTTCTAATACTGTATGGTGGAATGAAGGATTCAAAAATATGTTTGGCTATGAAACCACAGGCGAATCACAAGGTATTGAGTCAAGGTTTGAGAAGATCCATCCCGAAGACAAGCAAAAAATTATAGAGAGCATTCAGAACTGTATAACTCATGGAAAAACCCAGTGGCAGGAAGAATACAGATTTGAAAAAGCTGATGGTAGTTATTCAAATGTACTTGACAGAGCTTACGTACTTCATTTTGAAGACGGAATGCCATATAGAGTCATAGGATCAATAGTTGATCTTACTTCATTAAAAAAGACTCAGCTTGAGCTTGAGAAAACGAATAAAAACCTTGTCCGAATTAATTCTGATCTGGACAATTTCATTTATACCGCTTCTCATGATTTGAAAGCGCCAATACTTAATATAGAAGGGCTTGTTCAAACAATAAAGTTAGAGGTATTGCCTAAAAGTGAAGATGAAGACTTCAAGTCGCTTCTGGAAATGGTCGATGTTTCAATTGCCAAATTTAAAGAGACTATAAGAGATTTAACTGAAATTGCCAAAGTTCAGAAAGAAATCATTATAGATCAGGAGTTGATTGACCTAAAGGAAACAATTGAAGAAACGAGATTATCTATATTGGATTCTTTTCTTAAAAATAACGTTACCCTTGAATACAATCTTCAAGTTCCTTTTATTCTTTTCTCCAGAAAAAATCTGAGAAGTATCTTTTATAATTTTATCAGCAATGGTATAAAATACAAGCATCCTGATAGAAATCCTCACCTTAAAATTTCTACTGAAACTATTGGTGAATTTGTTGTAATTACTTTCTGTGATAATGGGCTTGGCATAGAAGAAGATAAACTTGACCAGATGTTTGGCATGTTTAAACGCTTCCACGCTCATGTGGATGGCACTGGAATCGGGCTTTATATTGTAAAAAAGATAGTTGAAAATGCAGGAGGAAAAATCAGTGTAGAAAGCATGCTGAATGAAGGATCTACATTTAGAATTTTTCTCAAAGCAAATAGTATTCAGCAAATGGGTGATGATTTAGCAAATTCAAAAAAAATTCTTAATGGAAAATAA